One Desulfuromonas sp. KJ2020 genomic window, TTTCAAAGATCTCCTTGGTGGCCTCGATAATGTTCTGTTGCAGTTCCAAAACGTCCTCCTCGTGTTAAAGAAGGCCCCCGAGGGTCTCTTCGATCTGCTCCGGGGTGAAAGGCTTTTTAATGCTCCCCTTGGCACCAAGGGACTTGGCCTCACCCAGAATATCCGCGCCGGCTTCCGTGGTGATCATGACCACGGGAATGTCTTTGATGTCGGCGCGGGTGGCCTTCTGACGCAAAAATTCGATACCGTCCATATTCGGCATATTGATGTCGCTGAGAATCAGGTCGACCTTCTGGCCTTCAAGCAGGGCCAGCGCTTCGGCCCCATCCCCGGCTTCGACAATTTCTCCTACATCGATGCCCGCCTGCCGCAGCGAACGGGTCACGATCTTACGCATGGTGTTGGAGTCGTCGACGATCAGTATCTTTTTACCCATTTTTTGTCTTCTCCTTGTTGAGTGTCGGTGG contains:
- a CDS encoding response regulator — its product is MGKKILIVDDSNTMRKIVTRSLRQAGIDVGEIVEAGDGAEALALLEGQKVDLILSDINMPNMDGIEFLRQKATRADIKDIPVVMITTEAGADILGEAKSLGAKGSIKKPFTPEQIEETLGGLL